One Clostridium sp. CM027 genomic window carries:
- the ybaK gene encoding Cys-tRNA(Pro) deacylase: MIKTNAMRILDKGNVEYNVITYDIKDDKIDGVSVANKIGRDEKYVYKTLVTHGISKNIYIILIPVREEIDFKKVAKVTNEKRIEMLDLKDLQKVTGYVRGGCSPIGMKKQYKTFIDKSALEIDTIIVSAGKIGVQVEINANLLKDNVEGEFAFLVK, translated from the coding sequence ATGATAAAAACAAATGCTATGCGAATTTTAGATAAAGGGAATGTAGAATACAATGTTATAACTTATGATATCAAAGATGATAAAATAGATGGAGTGTCTGTGGCAAATAAGATAGGTAGAGATGAAAAGTATGTCTATAAAACTTTAGTGACACATGGAATTTCTAAAAATATTTATATTATATTAATTCCAGTTAGAGAAGAAATAGACTTTAAGAAAGTAGCTAAAGTAACTAACGAGAAAAGAATAGAAATGTTAGATTTAAAGGATCTTCAAAAGGTTACAGGATATGTTAGAGGGGGGTGTTCCCCTATAGGTATGAAGAAACAGTATAAAACATTTATTGATAAAAGTGCTCTCGAAATAGATACCATAATTGTAAGTGCCGGAAAAATAGGAGTTCAAGTAGAAATCAACGCAAATTTATTAAAGGATAATGTGGAGGGTGAGTTTGCTTTTTTAGTAAAGTAA
- a CDS encoding zinc-ribbon domain-containing protein produces the protein MEDKNLICKDCGKEFVFTEGEQAFYKEKGFENEPQRCVDCRRARKQQNDNSSFRR, from the coding sequence ATGGAAGACAAAAACTTAATTTGTAAAGATTGTGGGAAAGAATTCGTATTCACTGAGGGCGAACAAGCTTTCTACAAAGAAAAAGGATTTGAAAATGAACCACAAAGATGTGTTGATTGCAGAAGAGCAAGAAAACAACAAAATGATAATTCATCTTTTAGAAGATAG
- a CDS encoding sugar O-acetyltransferase — translation MNEQQKMLNGEIYNAYDKDLVLLRNKARHLTKLYNNTDPEETIERINIIKKLLGEIGGNFEIEPPFHCDYGTNIEIGENFYANFNFLVLDDGLVKIGHDVLCAPNVSIFTATHLIDPKLRPKNADYTKAVTIGNNVWIGGGSIINPGVTIGDNSVIGSGSVVTKNIPANVIAVGNPCRIIKNID, via the coding sequence ATGAATGAACAACAAAAGATGCTAAATGGTGAAATATATAATGCCTATGATAAAGATTTAGTACTCTTAAGAAATAAAGCTAGGCATCTTACAAAACTATATAATAATACAGATCCCGAGGAAACAATCGAGCGAATAAATATTATTAAAAAACTACTTGGAGAAATAGGCGGGAATTTTGAAATAGAACCTCCCTTTCATTGTGATTATGGCACTAATATTGAAATTGGAGAAAATTTCTATGCGAATTTTAATTTTTTGGTTTTAGATGATGGACTTGTAAAAATTGGACATGATGTATTGTGTGCTCCTAATGTAAGCATATTTACTGCAACTCATTTAATTGATCCCAAATTAAGGCCCAAAAATGCTGATTATACAAAAGCTGTAACTATAGGTAATAATGTATGGATTGGTGGTGGCTCTATAATAAATCCCGGTGTAACTATTGGGGATAATAGCGTAATAGGTTCTGGTAGCGTGGTTACAAAAAATATTCCAGCTAATGTTATCGCTGTTGGAAATCCTTGTAGAATAATAAAAAATATTGATTAA
- a CDS encoding thioesterase family protein → MYINETKLKVRYVETDQMAIVHHSNYYAWFEVGRTEYITEIGMTYKQVEENNIMLPVVESSCRYIEGAKYEDIIIIQTFMKELNRAKVIFNYNVIRENDGKILAKGSTTHAFVNEKFRVVNLKKVNMEMWSGFEKLFEKIE, encoded by the coding sequence ATGTATATCAATGAAACGAAATTAAAAGTAAGGTATGTAGAGACGGATCAAATGGCGATTGTGCATCATTCAAATTATTACGCTTGGTTTGAAGTAGGTAGAACGGAGTATATAACAGAAATAGGCATGACCTATAAACAGGTGGAAGAAAATAATATTATGTTACCAGTGGTAGAGAGCTCTTGTAGGTACATAGAAGGTGCAAAATATGAAGATATAATTATAATTCAAACATTCATGAAAGAGCTAAATAGGGCTAAGGTAATATTCAATTATAATGTTATTAGAGAAAATGACGGGAAAATCTTAGCTAAAGGCAGTACAACTCATGCTTTTGTTAATGAAAAATTTAGAGTTGTAAATCTTAAAAAAGTCAATATGGAGATGTGGAGTGGATTTGAAAAACTCTTTGAAAAGATAGAATAA
- a CDS encoding 3'-5' exonuclease — MRMIFFDTETTGIRPGNICQLSYILVDTNYKPTKTIGKNIFFTVDYIEPSAQDVHGFSVEALFKLSNGKTFEDSHEDFIDDFLTADILIGHNVNFDIKFLTHELESCGHKLNLSHTFCTMKYYKDICKLLTSRGGYKNPKLSETITFLKLNETHINLKSNEYFGDTSNFHDARFDTTATYLLVTEGIKKGFIPKHYFSKLVK, encoded by the coding sequence ATGCGAATGATTTTTTTTGATACAGAAACTACTGGCATAAGGCCAGGTAATATATGTCAACTAAGTTACATCCTTGTTGATACTAATTATAAACCAACAAAAACAATAGGTAAAAATATCTTCTTTACAGTAGATTATATAGAGCCATCTGCGCAAGATGTGCATGGTTTCAGTGTAGAGGCTTTATTTAAACTAAGCAATGGCAAAACTTTTGAAGATTCTCACGAAGATTTTATTGATGACTTTTTAACCGCAGACATTCTTATAGGACACAATGTTAATTTTGATATAAAATTTTTAACTCATGAACTTGAAAGTTGTGGGCATAAGCTAAATCTTAGCCATACTTTTTGTACAATGAAATATTATAAAGATATATGCAAACTTCTTACTTCAAGAGGTGGATATAAAAACCCAAAATTATCAGAAACTATTACATTTCTTAAGTTAAATGAGACTCATATAAATTTAAAAAGCAATGAATATTTTGGAGATACTTCAAATTTTCACGATGCTAGATTTGATACTACTGCAACCTATTTGCTAGTTACAGAAGGTATTAAGAAAGGCTTTATCCCTAAACATTATTTTTCAAAGCTTGTTAAATAA
- a CDS encoding aminopeptidase, whose translation MNNELLEKYALLLVKTGINIQKNQTLVINSPIECASFTRIVSRSAYIEGAREVIINWRDELSSKIKFMHAPEEVFEEYPEWQRDFYLSNARMGAAFLSISASDPELMKDVNPQRLSKAHKAASTAIKEYRDRLMSNKNVWCVASIPTLSWAKKVFPELSEDKAMEKLWNSIFKTVRVDTEDPVASWETHKSNLKKSMDFLNLNNFKYLQYKNSLGTDLKIELPENHLWLGGSDYTPEGIEFIANMPTEEVFTLPKKTGVNGIVVSSKPLNYNGNLIEEFSLTFKQGRIVDFKAKNGYDILKSIIETDKGSYYLGEVALVPYDSPISNSNILFYNTLFDENASCHLAIGKAYPVCIKNGENLSSEELAKLGVNDSFVHEDFMVGTGDLQIIGITADGKEIPIFKSGNFAF comes from the coding sequence ATGAATAATGAATTATTAGAAAAATATGCTCTTTTATTGGTAAAAACAGGAATTAATATTCAAAAGAATCAAACACTTGTAATCAACTCGCCTATAGAGTGCGCGTCTTTTACTAGAATTGTTTCTCGAAGTGCTTATATAGAGGGTGCTAGGGAAGTAATTATAAATTGGAGGGATGAATTATCCTCAAAAATTAAATTCATGCATGCGCCAGAAGAGGTTTTTGAAGAATATCCGGAATGGCAGAGAGATTTTTACTTATCTAATGCACGAATGGGCGCAGCTTTCTTAAGTATTTCAGCCTCTGATCCTGAACTTATGAAGGATGTTAATCCGCAGAGATTGTCAAAAGCACATAAAGCAGCTAGTACTGCAATAAAAGAATACAGAGATAGGCTTATGAGTAATAAAAATGTATGGTGTGTTGCATCAATTCCAACTTTATCCTGGGCAAAAAAAGTTTTTCCAGAATTATCAGAGGATAAGGCAATGGAAAAACTTTGGAACTCTATATTTAAAACAGTAAGGGTTGATACAGAGGATCCTGTTGCTTCATGGGAAACTCACAAAAGCAATCTAAAAAAAAGTATGGACTTTTTAAATTTGAATAACTTTAAATATTTGCAATATAAAAATTCATTGGGTACTGATCTTAAAATTGAGCTTCCAGAAAATCATTTATGGCTTGGAGGATCAGATTATACCCCAGAGGGCATAGAGTTTATAGCTAATATGCCTACTGAAGAGGTATTTACACTTCCTAAAAAAACTGGAGTTAATGGAATAGTAGTAAGCTCAAAACCTTTAAACTATAATGGAAATCTAATTGAAGAATTTTCACTTACTTTTAAGCAGGGAAGAATTGTAGATTTCAAAGCAAAAAATGGTTATGATATTTTAAAGAGCATTATTGAAACCGATAAAGGATCTTATTATCTTGGTGAAGTGGCTTTAGTACCATATGATTCTCCAATATCAAATTCAAATATACTATTTTATAATACACTTTTTGACGAAAATGCATCTTGCCATTTGGCTATTGGGAAAGCATATCCAGTATGCATAAAAAATGGTGAAAATTTAAGTAGTGAGGAACTTGCAAAACTAGGGGTCAATGATTCCTTTGTGCATGAAGATTTTATGGTTGGCACAGGAGATTTGCAAATAATAGGTATTACAGCAGATGGAAAAGAAATACCTATATTTAAGAGTGGTAATTTTGCATTTTAA